From the Papaver somniferum cultivar HN1 chromosome 2, ASM357369v1, whole genome shotgun sequence genome, the window AAGCAGGTACATCGCCTAAGTCTTTTCTCAATAAATACAATTCCAGCTGTTCATTTTCATTTAGGATAGTTCCAAAATATCCAACACATCTGTCATCTTGAATCATCTCAGCGATTGATGCTTGTTTGTTCTTAGACGCTTTATAAATAGACGGGAAAAGATATCTCAAGCAACCATTGATAACCCGCTTATCATGCCAAAACCGAATACCTCTATCGTTTCTCATCTTAAAACTAGTAATATTTTGAATCTCAGGAACCATTCTCGTAACATTTCTCCACAAGCTTCTACCTTGATCCGAGTTATCATCTGCAGGCATCAATATTTCTTATGAAACTCACACTTTCTGCTGCACAATCCTCCTCCATAAAACATTTTTTCCTTTGTATATCTCCAAACCCACTTCTCCAACAaagatttatttgttcttcttaatTTTTCACACCCAGACCACCACAACTCTTAGGGAGACAAACCTTTTTCCAACCCACCCATACCATCTTCCATTTTTCTTGAGAAGAGCCCCAAAGAAATTTTCGCGCTAAAGCTAGCATTTTCTTTTCAACAAACACTGGGAGATGAAAAAGAAATAATTAGTAAATTGGTAAATTTGAGAGACAGCGTTTAATGAGTACTAATCTCCCAGCTTTATTCAAATACTTCTCTTCAAAGAAGCCAGTTTAAGGATCATTTTCTCAAGAATATACTTCTAAAACTAGCACCAATGGTCAAACCAAGATACTTTATAGGTAAATTCTCTATTTTGCACCCAACTCCTTTGCCAACACCACAATTACCTCATCAACACCTATACTCACCATAATGCTCTTTTTGAGATTCATCTTCATCCCAGTAAGAGCTTTAAAAATGGATAGAATGATAAAGAGTCTAGTAACTTCATCTGATGAAGTTGcattcaaaaaaataatattgtcATCCGCAAACTGAAGATGAGATATCATTGTTCCAGTGTCAGCCACCCTAAAACCTTGAATTTGACCCCTTTCAACACCATCGTTCATCAACTTTGAGAGAATTTCTACTACCAGCAAAAATAGATAAGGAGAAAGAGAGTCacattgtcttaattattttgtAGGTTTAAATTTCTCTGTAGAGCCGCCATTCACAAGAACAGAAAGACGATAAGAAGAAATACACCATTTAATCCAACCAATCCATTTTTATCCAAAGCCATGCTTATGAAGAACGCAGAATAAAACATGCCAATTAAGATTATCAAAAGCTTTGTCCATGTCTATCTTATAAACAATACCTGGTTTTTTGGATTTCACCCTGCTATCCACACACTCATTCGCAATGAGCACACCATCTAGAATTTTTATGTTATTGATAAAATCCCATTGGTAATCTGATATGAGCAATGGCATAACACTCTTCAATCTCTCAGAAAGAACCTCAGAAATAATTTTGTATGCACTTCCAATAAGATTTAAAGGTCCAAAGTCTTTTGGAGTACAAGAGTCCTCTTTTTTAGGAATAAGAGTAATGAATGAGTCATTTAACCTCCAATAAAGTGCACCAAATTTTAAAATCATCTAGTATTCTCATAAAATATCACTTGGTTATATGCCAACAAATTTTATAAAATTCAGTTGAGAAGCCATCAGGTCCTGGGGATTTATTTGAACCCATGTGCTTCACTACAATCCATACTTCTTCTTCAGTAAAGCTCCTTTCCAGCCACTCTTTTTTCTCAACACCCACATTAGTAAAATtcagagaatcaaaagaagaataaatacCATTGTGTTAAGTGAAGAGATTCATGCAATAATTACGTAATTCTTATTTAATTACAGCTTGATCAAAACAATCCACTCCATCTATTTGCAATTTTGCGATAGTATTTATTTTCTTCCTAGAACTTGTGATTCTGTTAAATATCCCGTAGTTGAATCTCCCCACTTAAAGCCATTTTGTTTGGCTCTAAGTTATCATTTCCTTGCTTTAGTATTTTCAATTTCCTTTAGCATCATCTTGTATTGCAACCTCAACTCAAATTGATCCGGATTAAGAGCACCAGTCTCCTCTAAAATGTTTAATTCACCAATCTTTTCAGTAAAAAATTTCTTCTCCCTGCTAACGACTCGAtaattacatactgcaagttcatcttccaacaactctagaatttaaataaataaatctaaaaacatgcaagatgaaaattgttggaaatagtttaatcacaatttttgctatactaaaccctagttatccttctcaaaaataagaataaattcttacaagaag encodes:
- the LOC113352412 gene encoding uncharacterized protein LOC113352412, with the translated sequence MILKFGALYWRLNDSFITLIPKKEDSCTPKDFGPLNLIGSAYKIISEVLSERLKSVMPLLISDYQWDFINNIKILDGVLIANECVDSRVKSKKPEILSKLMNDGVERGQIQGFRVADTGTMISHLQFADDNIIFLNATSSDEVTRLFIILSIFKALTGMKMNLKKSIMVSIGVDEVIVVLAKELGAK